Proteins found in one Corynebacterium zhongnanshanii genomic segment:
- a CDS encoding helicase-associated domain-containing protein produces the protein MTQHGDFFPSYLQWLARHDDEVLHHFFTDMLESTYPDGTRHLNSLAMHSPGSLDALLTQLDGVELAILHAATELDAGRYPASFEEILDTLAELFEITGTPAERIPTTDHVRAAAARLLHRGLLFSPELALTAPATDVIELLTTEPATLLGVPPQLPDCFNPGTTHVWRLVDAHRNPQPEADLRRTLEELSPRQQAVLRTLHANGGVGHSAAFAADADPDHPLAKMVSAGVLDLIDDTTARISGRVQQALREAVVSPAGGTWVRPDSPDSPHAPTPADPTEADSSVAEVVQFLTELADILEEVAQAPLAPLAKGGIGVRDVRKLAKQLGRPEDYIVSRLDWLLACGLIALDETTPRYQGSPAHVYAVTERALDVLEADIASQWAELLLGWAGSGYSPWMHHEELRQGHPQLWSAHTARIRRFLPEALLEAGPSRADVWEHVWRLRPYLAWSTPQAHWERLVEDMAQLGLVVLHGDQVAITPALQGFHAALATPEDAPETPREVLTAHLQSLLPAYTDMLIVQGDHTILAPGPLRPEDAHMLSSFATKESSGIATVWRVTPALAQQAIAQGRSAEAILDFLGRMSPARTVDSLPQSLRYLLSDAQRAVSAGRAPQTDAGSFTAYRVPTPVGTVELPPREREELRTIVVPQVVEQVQEYRDATGADGLDGDGAVTATTPAEIKEALRQAESARTPVEVSYADADNQTVTVLCQVVTVSPSRVTVVRISDQDILHLHMHRMIGARMGGFDDDNPA, from the coding sequence ATGACTCAGCACGGTGACTTCTTTCCCTCATACCTCCAGTGGCTCGCCCGCCACGACGATGAGGTTCTCCACCACTTCTTCACCGACATGCTGGAGTCCACCTACCCCGATGGCACCCGCCACCTAAACTCCCTGGCCATGCACTCCCCCGGCTCCCTGGATGCGCTGCTCACCCAGCTCGACGGGGTTGAGCTCGCGATCCTGCACGCCGCCACGGAGCTCGACGCCGGCCGTTACCCCGCCTCCTTCGAGGAGATCCTGGACACCCTCGCCGAACTCTTCGAGATCACAGGCACCCCCGCCGAGCGCATCCCCACCACCGACCACGTCCGCGCCGCCGCAGCCCGACTGCTCCACCGCGGCCTGCTGTTCTCCCCCGAGCTCGCACTCACCGCCCCCGCCACGGACGTGATCGAGCTGCTCACCACCGAACCGGCCACCCTGCTGGGAGTTCCGCCACAGCTGCCCGACTGCTTCAACCCGGGAACCACCCACGTGTGGCGCCTGGTGGACGCCCACCGGAATCCTCAGCCGGAAGCGGACCTGCGCCGCACCCTCGAGGAGCTATCGCCTCGGCAACAGGCGGTGTTGCGTACGCTGCACGCCAACGGGGGCGTCGGTCATTCGGCGGCATTCGCGGCAGACGCGGATCCAGACCATCCCCTGGCCAAGATGGTGAGCGCCGGGGTCCTGGACCTCATCGACGACACCACCGCGCGCATCTCCGGGCGAGTCCAGCAGGCCTTGCGCGAGGCCGTGGTCTCCCCCGCCGGCGGGACATGGGTGCGCCCAGACAGCCCAGACTCGCCACACGCACCCACCCCCGCGGACCCCACCGAGGCCGACAGCTCAGTCGCCGAGGTCGTCCAGTTCCTCACCGAGCTTGCGGACATCCTCGAGGAGGTAGCCCAAGCCCCGCTCGCCCCGCTGGCCAAGGGCGGCATCGGCGTGCGCGATGTGCGCAAACTCGCCAAGCAGCTGGGCCGCCCGGAGGACTACATCGTGTCCCGCCTGGACTGGCTGCTGGCCTGCGGCCTCATAGCCCTGGACGAAACCACCCCGCGCTACCAGGGCTCTCCGGCGCACGTCTATGCCGTGACCGAGCGGGCGTTGGATGTCCTGGAGGCCGACATTGCCTCCCAATGGGCCGAGCTTCTGCTCGGCTGGGCCGGCTCCGGCTACTCGCCCTGGATGCACCACGAGGAGCTGCGCCAGGGCCACCCGCAGCTGTGGTCTGCGCACACCGCCCGGATCCGCCGTTTCCTGCCCGAGGCGCTCCTGGAGGCCGGCCCGTCCCGCGCGGACGTGTGGGAGCACGTGTGGCGCCTGCGCCCGTACCTCGCGTGGTCAACGCCGCAGGCCCATTGGGAGCGCCTCGTGGAGGACATGGCGCAGCTCGGTCTGGTGGTCCTCCATGGCGATCAGGTGGCGATCACCCCTGCGCTCCAGGGCTTCCACGCGGCGCTAGCTACCCCGGAGGACGCACCGGAAACCCCTCGCGAGGTGCTGACCGCGCACCTGCAGTCGCTGCTTCCGGCCTACACGGACATGCTCATCGTGCAGGGCGACCACACCATCCTAGCGCCCGGCCCCCTGCGCCCGGAGGACGCGCACATGCTGTCCTCCTTCGCCACCAAGGAGTCCTCCGGCATCGCCACGGTCTGGCGTGTCACCCCCGCCCTCGCGCAGCAGGCGATCGCGCAGGGACGGTCGGCCGAGGCGATCCTGGACTTCCTGGGCCGCATGTCTCCCGCCCGCACCGTGGACTCGTTGCCGCAATCCTTGCGTTATCTTTTATCCGACGCCCAGCGCGCCGTCAGCGCAGGTCGCGCCCCACAGACAGATGCTGGATCCTTCACGGCCTACCGGGTTCCCACTCCAGTCGGCACCGTGGAGCTTCCGCCGCGTGAGCGGGAGGAGCTGCGCACCATCGTGGTGCCGCAGGTGGTGGAGCAGGTGCAGGAGTATCGCGATGCGACCGGCGCGGACGGTCTCGACGGGGATGGCGCCGTCACCGCCACCACGCCCGCGGAGATTAAGGAAGCTCTGCGCCAGGCGGAATCGGCGCGCACCCCGGTGGAAGTCTCCTACGCGGATGCGGACAACCAGACCGTCACTGTGCTGTGCCAGGTGGTGACGGTCTCCCCCTCGCGAGTCACGGTGGTGCGCATCAGCGACCAGGACATCCTCCACCTCCACATGCACCGTATGATCGGCGCTAGAATGGGGGGATTCGATGATGACAACCCTGCCTAG
- a CDS encoding resuscitation-promoting factor Rpf1 domain-containing protein: MGQHTKRTSFSTGARIALAGVALAGASAALAPAASAAPDSDWDRLAQCESGGNWAINTGNGYHGGLQFSAQTWNAFGGGEFAPTANQATREQQIVVAERVLAKQGWGAWPACSAKLGLNSPAQQRTVGYAGHQNRAAEINNAVQTLASQPNETALDATFNKIVADLKARGIEVPQEIINVYNQHRDHLNAFYSQNEALINAVLPR; the protein is encoded by the coding sequence ATGGGACAGCACACCAAGCGCACCTCCTTCTCCACTGGAGCTCGCATCGCCCTGGCCGGCGTGGCTCTCGCAGGAGCTTCCGCCGCACTCGCACCAGCAGCTTCCGCAGCTCCAGACTCTGACTGGGATCGCCTGGCACAGTGTGAGTCCGGCGGCAACTGGGCCATCAACACCGGCAACGGCTACCACGGCGGCCTGCAGTTCTCCGCACAGACCTGGAACGCCTTCGGCGGCGGCGAGTTCGCCCCAACCGCAAACCAGGCAACCCGCGAGCAGCAGATCGTTGTTGCCGAGCGCGTCCTCGCCAAGCAGGGCTGGGGAGCATGGCCTGCCTGCTCCGCAAAGCTGGGCCTGAACTCCCCTGCGCAGCAGCGCACCGTGGGCTACGCCGGCCACCAGAACCGTGCCGCTGAGATCAACAACGCTGTACAGACCCTGGCCTCCCAGCCCAACGAGACTGCCCTGGACGCCACCTTCAACAAGATCGTGGCCGACCTGAAGGCTCGCGGCATCGAGGTTCCTCAGGAGATCATCAACGTCTACAACCAGCACCGCGATCACCTGAACGCGTTCTACTCCCAGAACGAAGCACTGATCAACGCCGTTCTGCCTCGCTAG
- a CDS encoding cold-shock protein has translation MPTGKVKWYDADRGFGFVSNPGDEDVYVGAQVLPEGVTDLVKGQRLEYEIVSGRRGPQALTVTVLDEGPKRAQHKYKPAQLHTMVQDTITMLDSRVLPVLESGRRPDRKDARPIAEILRTIARELDS, from the coding sequence ATGCCAACGGGAAAAGTAAAGTGGTATGACGCTGACCGAGGATTCGGATTCGTCAGCAACCCAGGCGACGAAGACGTCTACGTCGGCGCACAGGTTCTCCCAGAGGGCGTGACCGACCTGGTGAAGGGACAGCGCCTGGAATACGAAATCGTATCCGGCCGCCGCGGCCCCCAGGCCCTGACCGTCACTGTGCTGGACGAGGGCCCAAAGCGCGCCCAGCACAAGTACAAGCCAGCGCAGCTGCACACCATGGTTCAGGACACCATCACCATGCTGGACTCCCGGGTGCTTCCCGTGCTGGAAAGCGGACGGCGCCCCGACCGCAAGGACGCCCGCCCCATCGCCGAGATCCTGCGCACCATCGCCCGCGAGCTGGACTCTTAA
- a CDS encoding DUF2771 domain-containing protein, whose translation MTELTKKQRRKKQQRRQLLIGLAIVCAVIVVVGAVLGYNAWKDRQVDVLPQDQRITAVVGDREIELAPYSTCEVDDAQCTPSQPTTLELHGAKEFTLKIPEDVYDHDWSLLKVFDDPGANEDNYFKSDEKHEVTLSVEADKKASDGSTPQLKVVEVQSLLIGVDADKQQTPIMTIWSLEIVA comes from the coding sequence GTGACTGAATTAACCAAGAAGCAAAGGCGTAAGAAGCAGCAGCGCCGTCAGTTGCTGATCGGGTTAGCCATCGTGTGCGCCGTGATCGTGGTGGTCGGCGCGGTGCTGGGCTACAACGCGTGGAAGGACCGCCAGGTAGATGTGTTGCCGCAGGATCAACGCATCACCGCGGTGGTGGGCGACCGCGAGATCGAACTTGCGCCGTATTCCACGTGCGAGGTCGACGACGCCCAGTGCACGCCCTCACAGCCCACCACACTAGAACTTCACGGTGCCAAGGAATTCACGCTGAAGATTCCGGAGGATGTGTACGACCATGACTGGTCCTTGCTGAAGGTTTTTGACGATCCGGGTGCCAACGAGGACAACTACTTTAAGTCCGATGAGAAGCACGAGGTCACGCTGTCCGTGGAGGCGGATAAGAAGGCCAGTGACGGCTCCACGCCTCAATTGAAAGTGGTGGAGGTGCAGTCCCTGCTGATCGGCGTGGATGCGGACAAGCAGCAAACGCCGATCATGACGATCTGGTCGCTGGAGATCGTGGCTTAA
- a CDS encoding glutaminyl-peptide cyclotransferase codes for MLNSARLSRRSTHRVPWRAVLAAVLGLGAATSLAACSSSSETSSSSDAPQAHTLTAEVLAAHPWDKSSFTQGLEVAPDGSLLVGTGMYSQSRIYRTTLDNKQSQNHNLPAEFFGEGIALHGDHVWQLTWKEHVAIKRKASDLSEVGRVEYPTEGWGLCSDGQRLVMSDGTSTLYFRDPDTFEELGRVDVTLHGDPLPKLNELDCSSDGSVWANVWQRDDIVRIDPDTGEVKDVVDLAGMLPAQEDRGADVLNGIASIPGTSATERKFYVTGKYWDELYEVQFKDK; via the coding sequence ATGTTGAACTCCGCCCGCCTTTCCCGCCGCAGTACTCATCGCGTCCCGTGGCGCGCTGTCCTGGCTGCCGTCCTGGGCCTCGGCGCCGCCACCAGCCTGGCCGCCTGCTCCTCCTCGTCCGAGACCTCCTCCTCGTCCGACGCTCCCCAGGCTCACACCCTGACTGCTGAGGTGCTGGCGGCACACCCCTGGGACAAGTCCAGCTTCACTCAAGGCCTGGAGGTCGCACCCGATGGCAGCCTGCTGGTGGGCACGGGCATGTACTCGCAATCCCGCATCTACCGCACCACCCTGGACAATAAGCAGTCCCAGAACCACAACCTCCCGGCGGAGTTTTTCGGTGAGGGCATTGCTCTTCACGGGGATCACGTCTGGCAGCTGACGTGGAAGGAGCACGTGGCGATCAAGCGCAAGGCCTCCGACCTCTCGGAGGTCGGCCGGGTGGAGTACCCCACCGAGGGGTGGGGCCTGTGCTCCGATGGCCAGCGCCTAGTGATGTCCGATGGAACGAGCACCTTATACTTCCGGGATCCTGACACGTTTGAGGAGCTCGGGCGCGTGGACGTCACCCTCCACGGCGATCCCCTGCCGAAGCTCAACGAGCTGGACTGCTCCTCGGACGGGTCCGTGTGGGCGAATGTGTGGCAGCGGGATGACATTGTACGCATCGATCCGGACACGGGAGAGGTGAAGGATGTGGTGGACCTCGCGGGGATGCTGCCCGCGCAGGAGGATCGAGGCGCCGACGTGTTGAACGGCATTGCGTCGATCCCTGGGACCTCCGCAACGGAGCGGAAGTTCTATGTGACGGGCAAGTATTGGGATGAGCTGTACGAGGTCCAGTTCAAGGATAAGTAG
- a CDS encoding DUF3027 domain-containing protein, with product MSRSKRRRGRSRPAILFSPEAVDLARDALSDVGGDEVGEHLGATVSNGMVIHRFESLTPGYSGWEWNAVLACVPGTGNLTVSEVTLQAGKKAQLAPKWVPYEDRVRPGDLGPGDVLPPKHDDERLCPKRDVRDKNGFQRNQNAKRVLSEKGLEAATKRWRAERGRGSLMARRAEHTCATCAFFLPWRQNTVVYGICSNEYSADGQVVDSRYGCGAHSLSKEEKPVQEGKRYGVFDDGAY from the coding sequence ATGAGTAGAAGCAAACGACGTCGGGGGCGTTCCCGCCCCGCAATCTTATTCAGCCCAGAGGCTGTTGACCTGGCTCGGGACGCGTTGTCGGACGTGGGGGGCGACGAGGTGGGGGAACACCTGGGAGCAACGGTCAGCAACGGGATGGTGATCCACCGATTCGAGAGCCTTACCCCCGGATATAGTGGCTGGGAATGGAACGCCGTCCTGGCATGTGTCCCGGGAACCGGCAACCTGACGGTCAGCGAGGTCACCCTCCAAGCGGGCAAGAAAGCCCAGCTGGCGCCCAAGTGGGTTCCCTACGAAGACCGCGTCCGCCCGGGTGATCTGGGGCCGGGCGATGTCCTTCCCCCGAAGCACGACGACGAGCGCCTGTGCCCCAAGCGCGACGTGCGGGACAAGAACGGTTTCCAGCGCAACCAGAACGCCAAGCGTGTCCTGTCCGAAAAGGGACTGGAGGCAGCGACGAAGCGGTGGCGCGCCGAACGCGGCCGCGGGTCCCTGATGGCCCGCCGCGCGGAACACACCTGCGCCACTTGTGCGTTCTTCCTGCCGTGGCGGCAGAACACCGTGGTGTACGGAATATGCTCCAATGAGTACTCCGCCGATGGTCAGGTGGTGGACTCCCGCTATGGGTGCGGCGCCCACTCCCTGTCCAAGGAGGAGAAGCCGGTCCAGGAGGGCAAGCGGTACGGGGTGTTCGACGACGGGGCCTACTAG
- a CDS encoding NCS2 family permease, with product MATTRAPQTKGTGSALDRYFQISSRGSSVGTELRAGVVTFFAMAYIIILNPLILSGADHTGATLGLNRVAAVTALAAGVMTLAFGIFARHPFGIATGLGINTLVGVTFVASEGLTWPEAMGLVVIDGVIIVLLAVTGFREAVFNAIPASLKAAISVGIGMFIAMIGLVDAGFVRRVPDAAHTTVPVQLGSAGSINAWPTFVFVLGLLICGVMVVKQVRGGLFLGIVLTTIIAIVVEAVTHAGSSADNPAGWNLAVPTVPDSLGGMPDLSLVGAVDLFGAFSRVGFLSAVMLIFTLVLANFFDAMGTFTGLGKQTGVIDEDGKLPNLRTSLVVEGAGAIVGGAVSSSSNTVYVDSAAGIADGARTGLANVVTGLLFLAAMFFTPLYSIVPIEAAAPVLVIVGALMMAQIKDIDFSDFSIALPAFLTIAVMPFTYSIANGIGVGFVTYVVMALFAGRGRTVHPLLYIVAALFLVYFAAEPVMNLVQ from the coding sequence ATGGCGACGACGAGGGCACCACAGACCAAGGGCACAGGCAGTGCCCTGGACCGCTATTTCCAGATTTCCTCCCGCGGATCCAGCGTGGGCACCGAACTACGGGCCGGTGTAGTGACCTTCTTTGCGATGGCCTACATCATCATCCTGAACCCGCTGATCCTGTCCGGCGCCGACCACACCGGGGCCACGCTGGGGCTCAATCGCGTGGCTGCCGTCACCGCCCTGGCCGCCGGCGTGATGACGCTGGCCTTCGGCATCTTCGCCCGCCACCCCTTCGGCATCGCCACGGGCTTGGGTATTAACACGCTGGTGGGCGTGACCTTTGTCGCCTCGGAGGGGCTGACCTGGCCGGAAGCGATGGGCCTGGTGGTCATCGACGGTGTAATCATCGTGCTGCTGGCCGTGACGGGCTTCCGCGAGGCCGTGTTCAACGCAATCCCCGCGTCCCTCAAGGCCGCGATCAGTGTGGGCATTGGTATGTTCATCGCCATGATCGGGCTGGTCGACGCGGGCTTTGTGCGCCGAGTCCCCGACGCCGCGCACACCACCGTGCCCGTCCAGCTGGGCAGCGCGGGCTCCATCAACGCGTGGCCGACGTTTGTGTTCGTCCTGGGTCTGTTGATCTGCGGCGTGATGGTGGTCAAGCAGGTCCGCGGAGGCCTGTTCCTCGGAATCGTGCTGACCACCATCATCGCCATCGTGGTGGAGGCCGTGACGCACGCCGGTTCGTCCGCAGACAACCCTGCCGGCTGGAACCTGGCCGTGCCGACCGTGCCAGACTCCCTCGGAGGCATGCCGGACCTGTCCCTGGTGGGGGCCGTGGACCTGTTCGGGGCGTTTAGCCGCGTGGGATTCCTCTCCGCGGTGATGCTGATCTTCACCCTGGTGCTGGCCAACTTCTTCGACGCGATGGGAACCTTCACCGGGCTGGGCAAGCAGACTGGTGTGATCGATGAGGACGGCAAGCTGCCGAACCTGCGCACCTCCCTGGTGGTGGAAGGTGCCGGAGCCATCGTGGGTGGTGCCGTATCCTCCTCCTCGAACACGGTGTACGTGGACTCCGCGGCGGGTATCGCCGATGGCGCCCGCACGGGTCTGGCCAACGTAGTCACGGGTTTGCTTTTCCTGGCGGCCATGTTCTTTACCCCGCTGTATTCCATCGTCCCCATCGAGGCGGCGGCCCCCGTGCTGGTGATCGTGGGTGCGCTGATGATGGCCCAGATCAAGGACATTGACTTCAGCGACTTCAGCATTGCCCTGCCGGCCTTCCTGACCATCGCGGTGATGCCGTTTACCTACTCCATCGCCAACGGCATTGGCGTGGGATTCGTGACCTACGTGGTGATGGCGCTGTTCGCCGGCCGAGGCCGCACGGTGCACCCGCTGCTCTACATCGTGGCAGCGCTGTTCCTGGTGTACTTCGCGGCAGAGCCCGTGATGAACCTGGTACAGTAA
- a CDS encoding DUF6928 family protein, with protein sequence MALVTLWFVNAARPRDILLAEPEADRGFARKYLAQLNPAWPRTHIGDFDMIRSTPPSINEFYIGGFPAGVSVVQVVIPGLVRISQVPERFRTLVSAADVYATALVSSGDEEAELELPGVGTVGHEPEAPQLDATYGAFAHWSGGELKRAFSATRQTVFEDEGLPEPVESRYWEGTHETTGILLPFDPSQLAMGAAESWLGFPVTADADAWGRTREVLEIPVAAFAIDGRPEAKVPESTVSSLLPWKRGGSEDAADAADSTSSPDLAGSGYDDYAAPAASAEPTTAEVAKKVGLSVLQQLRRGASAVRKKLR encoded by the coding sequence ATGGCCCTGGTCACCCTTTGGTTTGTTAATGCTGCCCGCCCGCGCGACATTCTGCTGGCGGAGCCAGAAGCCGATCGAGGTTTCGCCCGCAAGTACCTGGCGCAGCTCAATCCCGCGTGGCCGCGCACCCATATCGGCGATTTCGATATGATCCGCTCCACCCCGCCCAGCATCAATGAGTTCTACATCGGCGGCTTCCCCGCCGGGGTGTCCGTGGTGCAGGTGGTGATCCCCGGGTTGGTGCGGATCTCGCAGGTTCCGGAGCGTTTCCGCACGCTGGTGAGCGCCGCGGATGTATACGCCACCGCGCTGGTCTCCTCCGGCGACGAGGAGGCGGAGTTGGAGCTTCCCGGGGTGGGCACGGTAGGGCACGAGCCGGAGGCGCCGCAGCTGGACGCCACCTACGGTGCCTTCGCACACTGGTCGGGCGGGGAGCTCAAGCGCGCGTTTTCCGCCACCCGCCAAACCGTCTTTGAGGACGAGGGGCTGCCCGAGCCGGTCGAGTCCCGCTACTGGGAGGGCACCCACGAAACCACGGGCATCCTTCTGCCGTTCGATCCCTCCCAATTGGCGATGGGTGCCGCCGAATCCTGGCTGGGATTCCCCGTGACCGCCGACGCCGACGCCTGGGGTCGCACCCGAGAAGTGCTGGAAATCCCCGTGGCCGCGTTCGCTATTGACGGCCGCCCGGAGGCCAAGGTCCCGGAGTCCACGGTGAGCAGTCTGCTGCCGTGGAAGCGCGGCGGGAGCGAGGATGCCGCAGACGCTGCGGACTCCACGTCCTCTCCGGACCTTGCCGGCTCCGGCTATGACGATTACGCCGCCCCTGCCGCCAGCGCCGAACCCACCACCGCCGAGGTGGCGAAGAAGGTGGGTCTGTCTGTGCTGCAGCAGCTGCGGCGCGGGGCCTCGGCGGTGCGCAAGAAGCTGCGCTAG
- the sepH gene encoding septation protein SepH, translating to MSPLILEVLFVKELKLVVSESDSSSLVLALASATEGSSDESPAEDFYLPVTQELRDVLEGIAGTERDAAEGELGVDDNNDNDATSAPTPSAPTHEDSPAAEPAATSRPRRTHLSIRPRAIQERLRQGATIAELAEEADTDESTIEPYAWPILQERALVAETAHSAHPIVEAEGGPSKQTLWEVLATALAARGESLNDCEWDAHQDASRQWFVTVSWNKSTAGQTARHVAEFRFDRHQGEPQIIEPHNSLAADLVDPRYGRPVRTLAPVEEVDFAAELDEPAPSAIPGAQPAEQNQGEHFLQNPPAQPSEREKKKRRKAVTPHWEDVLLGVRTNPKKK from the coding sequence GTGTCCCCGCTCATTCTGGAGGTCTTGTTCGTGAAGGAACTCAAGCTCGTCGTATCAGAAAGTGATTCTTCGTCGCTAGTTCTGGCGCTCGCCTCCGCCACCGAGGGCAGCAGCGATGAGTCGCCCGCCGAGGATTTCTACCTGCCCGTCACACAGGAACTCCGGGATGTGCTCGAGGGGATCGCCGGCACCGAACGAGATGCGGCGGAGGGCGAGCTGGGCGTCGATGATAATAATGACAACGACGCCACCAGCGCACCCACCCCCAGCGCACCCACCCACGAGGATTCCCCCGCCGCGGAGCCTGCGGCCACGTCGCGACCTCGCCGCACGCACTTAAGCATCCGTCCTCGCGCCATCCAGGAACGCCTGCGTCAGGGAGCAACCATCGCCGAGTTGGCGGAGGAGGCGGACACGGACGAGTCCACCATCGAGCCGTACGCGTGGCCGATTTTGCAGGAGCGGGCGCTCGTGGCGGAGACGGCGCACTCGGCGCACCCCATCGTGGAGGCGGAGGGCGGCCCGTCCAAGCAAACCCTGTGGGAGGTGCTGGCCACGGCACTGGCGGCGCGCGGGGAGTCCTTGAACGACTGCGAATGGGACGCTCACCAGGATGCCTCCCGCCAGTGGTTTGTGACCGTGAGCTGGAACAAGTCCACCGCGGGCCAGACGGCGCGCCACGTAGCGGAGTTCCGTTTCGATCGTCACCAGGGTGAGCCGCAGATCATCGAGCCGCACAATAGCCTGGCCGCGGATCTGGTGGATCCCCGGTACGGCCGGCCTGTGCGCACCCTGGCGCCGGTGGAAGAAGTGGATTTCGCCGCGGAACTGGACGAACCAGCACCCAGCGCGATCCCCGGCGCTCAGCCCGCTGAACAGAATCAGGGGGAGCACTTCCTCCAGAACCCGCCGGCCCAGCCGTCCGAGCGCGAGAAGAAGAAGCGCCGCAAGGCCGTCACACCCCACTGGGAGGATGTCCTGCTGGGAGTACGCACCAACCCTAAGAAGAAATAG
- the serC gene encoding phosphoserine transaminase, producing MSATDSSLPTIPAEFIPSDGRFGCGPSKVRPEQLQSIVDNAHVMGTSHRQAGVKDVVGSVREGLSQLFQLPEGYEIILSLGGATAFWDAASFGLIRNKSAHLTYGEFSGKFASVSKKAPWLEEPQVVAAEPGTAPSPSELDGTDADLVAWAHNETSTGAMVPITRPNTDALVAIDATSGAGGLPVDIKEADVYYFSPQKCFASDGGLWLAAFSPAALERVQEIAATDRYIPAFLDLKTAVDNSLKNQTYNTPAVGTLLMLDDQVKWMNANGGLDGMVARTTESSTALYNWADSRAEATPFVADADSRSLVVGTIDFNDDVDAAKIAKILRANGILDTEPYRKLGRNQLRIGMFPAIDPEDIKKLTGAIDFILDGGHAQA from the coding sequence ATGAGCGCAACGGACTCCTCCCTTCCAACCATCCCAGCGGAATTCATCCCTTCCGACGGTCGCTTCGGCTGCGGCCCTTCCAAGGTTCGCCCTGAGCAGCTGCAGTCCATCGTGGACAACGCCCACGTGATGGGCACCTCCCACCGCCAGGCGGGCGTCAAGGACGTCGTCGGTTCCGTGCGCGAGGGCCTCTCCCAGCTGTTCCAGCTTCCTGAGGGCTACGAGATCATCCTGTCCCTCGGTGGCGCCACCGCTTTCTGGGATGCCGCTTCCTTCGGCCTGATCCGTAACAAGTCCGCCCACCTGACCTACGGCGAGTTCTCCGGTAAGTTCGCCTCCGTCTCCAAGAAGGCCCCATGGCTGGAGGAGCCACAGGTTGTGGCCGCTGAGCCAGGCACCGCTCCCTCCCCGTCCGAGCTGGATGGAACCGACGCCGACCTGGTCGCCTGGGCCCACAACGAAACCTCCACGGGTGCGATGGTGCCCATCACCCGCCCAAACACGGACGCCCTGGTAGCCATCGACGCCACCTCCGGCGCCGGCGGCCTGCCCGTCGACATCAAGGAAGCTGACGTCTACTACTTCTCCCCTCAGAAGTGCTTCGCATCCGACGGTGGCCTGTGGCTCGCCGCCTTCTCCCCTGCCGCTCTGGAGCGCGTCCAGGAGATCGCCGCAACCGACCGCTACATCCCAGCCTTCCTGGATCTGAAGACCGCAGTGGATAACTCCCTGAAGAACCAGACCTACAACACCCCAGCCGTGGGCACCCTGTTGATGCTGGACGACCAGGTGAAGTGGATGAACGCCAACGGCGGCCTGGACGGCATGGTTGCCCGCACCACCGAGTCCTCCACCGCCCTGTACAACTGGGCTGACTCCCGCGCGGAGGCCACCCCATTCGTCGCCGATGCTGACTCCCGCTCCCTGGTGGTCGGCACCATCGACTTCAACGATGATGTGGATGCAGCCAAGATCGCGAAGATCCTGCGTGCCAACGGCATCCTGGACACCGAGCCGTACCGCAAGCTTGGCCGCAACCAGCTGCGCATCGGCATGTTCCCAGCCATCGACCCTGAGGACATCAAGAAGCTGACCGGCGCCATCGACTTCATCCTCGATGGAGGCCACGCTCAGGCGTAA